A part of Calditerricola satsumensis genomic DNA contains:
- a CDS encoding F0F1 ATP synthase subunit delta, with the protein MTSGVVAKRYARALFDVAAERNRLDAVEEQLEEIVQLFRTNREFHRFLTHPLIPAEEKKAFIDRLAGGAWVEELRNLLHLLIDRGRMNALPAIAEVYRRLASEARGVVDAEVTTAVPLGQEAQEAIADRLGRAIGKRVRVTSVVDPAILGGLVVRVGNRVIDGSVRSQLNRFQQTLVRTGSQVQ; encoded by the coding sequence ATGACGAGCGGCGTCGTGGCCAAGCGGTATGCACGGGCGCTCTTTGACGTGGCCGCGGAGCGCAACCGGCTGGATGCCGTCGAGGAGCAGCTGGAGGAGATCGTGCAGCTGTTCCGCACCAACCGCGAGTTTCACCGGTTCCTCACGCATCCGTTGATTCCGGCGGAAGAGAAGAAAGCCTTCATCGACCGGTTGGCGGGCGGCGCGTGGGTCGAGGAACTGCGGAACCTGCTGCATCTGCTGATCGATCGGGGGCGGATGAATGCGCTGCCGGCCATTGCCGAGGTGTATCGCCGCCTGGCCAGCGAGGCGCGCGGTGTGGTCGACGCCGAGGTGACGACGGCCGTTCCGCTGGGCCAAGAGGCGCAGGAGGCGATTGCCGACCGTTTGGGTCGCGCCATCGGCAAGCGCGTGCGGGTGACGAGCGTCGTCGATCCGGCCATCCTCGGAGGACTCGTCGTGCGCGTCGGCAACCGCGTGATCGACGGCAGCGTGCGCAGCCAGCTGAACCGTTTCCAACAAACCCTGGTCCGTACCGGTTCCCAAGTTCAGTGA